From one Brachypodium distachyon strain Bd21 chromosome 4, Brachypodium_distachyon_v3.0, whole genome shotgun sequence genomic stretch:
- the LOC100821966 gene encoding GDP-L-galactose phosphorylase 1: protein MVSATKLEGEYSFHGKNPPLDQSEGVKLHLYRFGIEHHGNDDLKRITCIDQASPTLLDTIILSQWENFAREGHLGYDVTTCKLKVIEGERNFVVQMNDKWDSFLLKEYGKFRQPLGCLKPDCTESHEELLLCIAQGEKDVPEVVPSATPVNDGVLLIANAYPVEYGHIFLVPSATNQLTSFWDRRMFGLIMRSASEVNNAAFRVFFDDGTSIVPDRMFFEACYFANPLPVESASTVAIYDGKARSGIRVYEIVDYPLKALVFTSNNVNALVNVVSEVSSTLHENKTAYSLLISNHGRNVCLFPQAKSLVTGCCLPAWECCGYFVYGTKADFDKASETEISDKMASFSFQDDAFEDLKNLCCAIADDHAM from the exons ATGGTGTCAGCCACCAAGTTAGAAGGTGAATACTCATTTCATGGCAAGAACCCTCCTCTGGATCAATCTGAAG GTGTGAAGCTACATCTTTACCGTTTTGGTATAGAACATCACGGAAATGATGACCTTAAAAGAATCACATGTATCGATCAAGCCAGCCCAACTTTACTTGATACAATCATTCTTTCTCAG TGGGAGAATTTTGCTCGGGAGGGCCATTTGGGATATGATGTTACTACTTGCAAACTTAAG GTAATTGAAGGTGAAAGGAATTTTGTTGTTCAGATGAATGATAAGTGGGATTCATTTTTGCTCAAGGAATATGGCAAGTTCCGTCAACCTTTGGGATGCCTGAAGCCAGATTGTACTGAAAGTCATGAGGAACTGCTTTTGTGCATTGCACAAGGAGAGAAGGATGTACCTGAGGTTGTTCCCTCAGCAACACCTGTTAACGATGGAGTACTGCTGATTGCAAAT GCATATCCTGTTGAATATGGTCACATCTTCTTGGTCCCAAGTGCAACCAATCAACTCACTTCCTTTTGGGATAGAAGGATGTTTGGGCTGATTATGAGAAGTGCCTCTGAAGTAAACAATGCAGCATTCCGTGTTTTCTTTGATGATGGCACATCTATTGTGCCAGACCGCATGTTTTTTGAG GCCTGTTACTTTGCTAATCCTTTACCTGTGGAGTCTGCCTCGACTGTTGCGATATATGATGGGAAAGCCAGATCAGGCATTCGTGTGTACGAAATAGTTGATTACCCTCTAAAAGCTCTGGTGTTCACCAGCAACAATGTAAACGCACTTGTTAATGTTGTCAGTGAAGTATCGTCAACTTTGCATGAGAACAAGACTGCATACAGCTTGCTGATCTCCAACCATGGCAGAAATGTTTGCTTGTTTCCGCAG GCAAAAAGTCTGGTCACTGGCTGCTGTCTTCCTGCCTGGGAGTGCTGTGGCTACTTTGTTTACGGCACCAAGGCTGATTTCGACAAAGCTTCTGAGACCGAAATTTCTGACAAAATGGCTTCGTTCTCATTCCAAGATGATGCTTTTGAAGACCTGAAGAATCTTTGTTGTGCTATTGCCGATGATCATGCCATGTAA
- the LOC100845536 gene encoding WRKY transcription factor WRKY24, producing MAAASSTTGSLDHHAAGFTFTPPPFITSFTDLLSGSPRTGVPKFKSAQPPSLPISPSHLSSYFSIPAGLLDSPVLLDYSNILASPTTGAIPASQQSYDWKKASQPEESRGSFADFSFQAVDTNAQTNSFPSFKEQQQQQVSKSVVPASNSNNKSNKQQLEDGYNWRKYGQKQVKGSEDPRSYYKCTHAGCSMKKKVERSLADGRVTQIVYKGAHDHPKPLSTRRNNSSSSSVTVAADHQPEHSAATPENSSVTFGDDDEAAADNGAASHRSDGAEPEPKRWKEDADNNEGSSSGGGKPVREPRLVVQTLSDIDILDDGFRWRKYGQKVVKGNPNPRSYYKCTTPGCPVRKHVERASHDARAVITTYEGKHNHDVPLGRGAARPPAVAASSSSSDGAMMIRTSAAAGHGHGHGQQRGVPYTLEMLAKDEPRDDLFVDSLLLC from the exons ATGGCAGCAGCTTCTTCCACCACGGGGAGCTTGGACCACCACGCCGCCGGGTTCACCttcacgccgccgcccttcaTCACCTCCTTCACCGACCTGCTCTCCGGCTCGCCCAGGACCGGGGTGCCCAAGTTCAAGTCCGCGCAGCCGCCCAGCCTGCCCATATCGCCCTCGCACTTGTCCTCCTACTTCTCCATCCCCGCCGGCCTGCTCGACTCCCCCGTCCTCCTCGACTACTCCAAC ATTCTGGCGTCTCCGACCACCGGCGCGATCCCGGCCTCGCAGCAGAGCTACGACTGGAAGAAGGCCTCTCAGCCAGAGGAGAGCCGTGGCAGCTTCGCTGACTTCTCCTTCCAAGCCGTCGACACCAACGCCCAAACAAATTCTTTCCCTTCCTTCAAG gagcagcagcagcagcaggtgagCAAGAGCGTCGTCCCGGCgagcaacagcaacaacaagagCAACAAGCAGCAGCTGGAGGACGGGTACAACTGGAGGAAGTACGGGCAGAAGCAGGTGAAGGGGAGCGAGGACCCGCGGAGCTACTACAAGTGCACCCACGCCGGCTGCTccatgaagaagaaggtcgAGCGCTCCCTCGCCGACGGCCGCGTCACCCAGATCGTCTACAAGGGCGCCCACGACCACCCCAAGCCCCTCTCCACCCGCCGCAacaactcctcctcctcctccgttaCCGTCGCCGCCGATCATCAGCCGGAACACTCCGCCGCGACGCCCGAGAACTCCTCCGTCACGTtcggggacgacgacgaagccgccgccgacaacgGGGCGGCGTCGCACCGGAGCGACGGCGCCGAGCCCGAACCCAAGCGCTG GAAGGAGGATGCCGATAACAACGAGGGCagcagctccggcggcggcaagccggTGCGCGAGCCGAGGCTGGTGGTGCAGACGCTGAGCGACATCGACATCCTGGACGACGGCTTCCGGTGGAGGAAGTACGGGCAGAAGGTCGTCAAGGGGAACCCCAACCCGAGGAGCTACTACAAGTGCACGACGCCGGGATGCCCGGTGCGGAAGCACGTGGAGCGGGCGTCGCACGACGCCCGCGCCGTCATCACCACCTACGAAGGGAAGCACAACCACGACGTGCCgctcggccgcggcgccgcccggccgccggcggtggcggcgtcctcttcctcctccgacggCGCCATGATGATCCGGACTTCTGCTGCCGCCGGACACGGACACGGACACGGACAACAACGGGGTGTCCCCTATACACTGGAGATGCTCGCCAAGGACGAGCCCAGGGACGACTTGTTCGTCGACTCGCTCCTTCTCTGCTAG
- the LOC100845547 gene encoding WPP domain-associated protein codes for MAEVPLEDELQRELSGIMIQSYIMGLRREFETKLWENQNRISTLTKNCNENVSEIAALRDELAGILSAVAASESSVLPPHTSLEKVDETSSLKMKDDGGEPPVARQTNEAMLDIPDFSLLKHMSGEEITGFLKSEWLKLRRQHEIELHAKTEELFRLKRDFAKDGAMLPFRKERELELIKSKLSQTISKLDEIISRKEGSSFNHKEDDELCRLKDRIGSLLDENEHLRGLLANKRKENKQLASQVVDAHSDIMQHSLSKSKLLNQVDKLSGQLEDLKIESHLKDLLDLSVLREVFGNYENQIDDSNQEEWFLRDLLMEKEEQIRVMSGEKHKLKYENDQLVSIAGSTLVQHHEEFDLVNDELSMFREKVCEQELLILEFKGESNSMKSCLYEALQQIHVCKQEIYGLTETLTSMSVALEEAKEQNASLDATIREMKKTPVPCIDSHSGHAGHLEFDLVSMEKLSKEYSDFESRLAQSMKQNEIRLTSIICQFNPLVQQVAVLKKREFWYKQILEIKCSNLLKAEAEVDILGDEVDTLLSVLGKIYIALDRYSPVLKHYPGVTEILNLTQKVLKGETV; via the exons ATGGCGGAAGTACCC TTGGAGGATGAGCTGCAGAGAGAGCTCTCTGGCATCATGATCCAGAGCTACATTATGGGTCTGCGCCGTGAGTTCGAGACCAAGCTATGGGAGAATCAGAACCGTATCAGCACCCTGACCAAGAACTGCAACGAAAATGTTTCCGAGATCGCCGCGCTGCGGGATGAACTTGCCGGCATCTTGAGCGCCGTGGCAGCTTCAGAGTCCAGCGTGCTTCCTCCCCATACTAGTCTCGAGAAAGTCGATGAGACGAGCTCTCTGAAGATGAAAGATGATGGCGGCGAGCCTCCTGTAGCAAGACAGACGAATGAGGCCATGCTTGATATCCCGGATTTTTCGCTCTTGAAGCACATGAGCGGCGAAGAGATCACGGGGTTCCTCAAGTCGGAGTGGCTGAAACTGCGAAGGCAGCATGAGATTGAGTTGCATGCGAAGACCGAGGAGTTGTTCAGGCTGAAAAGGGATTTCGCGAAAGATGGCGCCATGTTGCCTTttaggaaagagagagagcttgaactcatcaaatcaaagctgTCTCAGACGATTTCAAAACTGGATGAGATCATATCGAGGAAAGAGGGCTCTTCTTTTAACCATAAAGAGGATGATGAGCTATGCAGGTTGAAGGACAGAATTGGTTCTTTACTTGATGAAAATGAACATCTTCGAGGTTTGCTGGCCAACAAAAGAAAGGAGAATAAGCAGCTTGCTTCACAAGTAGTGGACGCGCATAGTGATATTATGCAACACTCGCTGTCAAAGTCAAAACTTTTGAATCAAGTCGACAAGCTCAGTGGTCAGCTTGAAGATCTAAAGATTGAGAGCCACTTGAAAGATTTATTGGACCTATCTGTATTAAGAGAAGTTTTCGGCAATTATGAAAATCAGATTGATGATAGTAACCAGGAGGAGTGGTTCCTCAGAGATTTGCTCatggaaaaagaagagcagATACGTGTTATGTCCGGAGAAAAACATAAGCTCAAGTATGAAAATGACCAGCTTGTTTCAATTGCAGGATCGACATTGGTTCAGCACCATGAGGAATTCGACCTGGTTAACGACGAGCTTTCGATGTTTAGAGAGAAAGTCTGTGAGCAAGAATTGCTGATTCTAGAGTTCAAAGGCGAGTCGAATTCAATGAAGAGCTGCCTTTATGAGGCTTTGCAGCAAATCCATGTGTGCAAGCAAGAGATATATGGGCTGACTGAGACCTTAACTTCCATGTCTGTTGCCTTGGAGGaagcaaaagaacaaaatgCCTCACTTGATGCCACTATCCGGGAAATGAAGAAGACACCAGTCCCATGCATCGACAGTCATAGTGGGCACGCAGGGCACCTAGAATTTGATCTTGTCAGTATGGAAAAGCTGTCAAAAGAATACAGTGATTTTGAGAGCAGATTAGCACAAAGTatgaaacaaaatgaaattaG GTTGACTAGTATAATTTGTCAGTTTAACCCACTAGTACAGCAAGTTGCTGTATTAAAGAAAAGGGAATTCTGGTATAAACAAATACTTGAGATTAAATGTTCGAATCTCCTGAAAGCAGAAGCTGAG GTTGATATACTTGGCGATGAGGTCGACACCCTTTTAAGTGTTCTTGGTAAAATATATATAGCACTTGATCGTTATTCTCCTGTTTTGAAGCATTACCCTGGG GTGACAGAGATTCTGAATCTAACGCAGAAGGTGTTGAAAGGAGAAACTGTTTAG
- the LOC100844015 gene encoding argininosuccinate synthase, chloroplastic — MNPVACLRLRASAATSPSPSHRQPPRSVYRLPPRASASTAAVSCVMASGKEHATTASADQKKGGLLGKLNKVVLAYSGGLDTSVIVPWLRENYGCEVVCFTADVGQGAIEMEGLEKKAKASGASQLVVKDLTEEFVGQYIYPCLRAGAVYERKYLLGTSMARPVIAKAMVDVAKEVGADAVAHGCTGKGNDQVRFELTFYALNPELKVVAPWREWDITGREDAIEYAKKHNVPVPVSKKSIYSRDRNLWHLSHEGDILEDPANEPKEDMYMMSVSPENAPSKPEYLEIGIVAGVPTSINGKDLSPASLLTKLNEIGGKHGIGRIDMVENRLVGMKSRGVYETPGGTIMSAAVRELEALTLDRETMQWKDMLALKYAELVYAGRWFDPLRQSMDAFMETITATTTGSVTLKLYKGSVTVTSRKSPYSLYREDISSFENGEIYNQADAEGFIRLYGLPTRVRAMLEKGI; from the exons ATGAATCCCGTCGCTTGTCTTCGTCTtcgagcgagcgccgccacctctccctccccatcccaccgccagccccctcgctccgtctatcgtcttcctcctcgtgcgagcgcctccaccgcag CTGTTAGTTGCGTAATGGCAAGTGGAAAAGAGCATGCCACAACTGCTAGTGCTGATCAAAAGAAAGGTGGATTGCTTGGCAAATTAAATAAAGTTGTTCTAGCTTACAGCGGTGGCTTGGATACATCAGTAATTGTTCCCTGGCTCAG GGAGAACTATGGTTGTGAAGTCGTATGTTTCACTGCTGATGTTGGCCAG GGTGCCATTGAAATGGAAGGATTGGagaaaaaagcaaaagctagtgGTGCAAGCCAGCTTGTTGTCAAGGACCTGACAGAAGAATTTGTTGGCCAATATATATATCCCTGCCTGCGTGCTGGTGCAGTTTACGAAAGAAAGTATCTGCTTGGTACATCAATGGCTAGGCCTGTTATTGCTAAG GCAATGGTCGACGTTGCCAAGGAAGTTGGTGCAGATGCAGTTGCTCATGGGTGCACTGGAAAAGGCAATGACCAG GTTCGCTTTGAGCTTACATTCTATGCCTTAAATCCGGAACTTAAAGTGGTGGCGCCTTGGAGGGAGTGGGATATTACAGGACGTGAAGATGCAATTGAGTATGCAAAGAAACACAACGTGCCAGTTCCAGTTTCAAAGAAATCAATATACAGCCGTGATCGAAATTTGTGGCACCTTAGTCATGAG GGTGACATTTTGGAAGACCCAGCAAATGAGCCAAAAGAAGATATGTATATGATGTCTGTTTCTCCAGAAAATGCACCTTCAAAACCCGA GTATCTGGAGATTGGTATAGTTGCCGGTGTTCCTACTTCTATCAACGGAAAGGATCTCTCGCCGGCATCTCTCCTTACCAAGCTCAATGAAATCGGTGGGAAGCATGGTATTGGCCGTATAGATATGGTGGAAAACCGCCTTGTGGGGATGAAGTCTCGTGGTGTTTACGAGACCCCTGGTGGCACCATCATGTCAGCTGCGGTCCGCGAGCTTGAGGCCCTAACACTTGATAGGGAGACAATGCAGTGGAAGGACATGCTTGCCCTCAAGTACGCGGAGCTGGTGTACGCTGGGCGTTGGTTTGACCCGCTCCGACAGTCCATGGATGCGTTCATGGAAACAATCACGGCGACAACGACAGGTTCTGTGACCCTGAAGCTGTACAAGGGCTCGGTGACTGTCACGTCTCGGAAGAGCCCCTACAGCCTGTACAGGGAAGACATCTCATCGTTTGAGAACGGGGAGATCTACAACCAAGCGGATGCTGAAGGTTTCATCAGGCTGTACGGTCTGCCTACCCGAGTTCGCGCAATGTTGGAGAAGGGTATCTAA